In one Oscillospiraceae bacterium genomic region, the following are encoded:
- a CDS encoding alpha/beta hydrolase translates to MSLTALEARTLARPGCGVAYGLKRGRPGAPAVVLLHAYGVDRTMWEPLPPALEDCTVICPDVRGHGDSRPCDGFTLPAAAEDLRCVLEAEGISRPVLVGLSMGGYLAQEYAWRWGGAAGYWVVGATPVLLDCYAPWERWSLERSTALFRPIPWGTLMAWMASASARTPEARGRVRDLFGRLTKEEFLRGWDGIARCLHPEPGFRFDAPLMVSRGEYDRLGAIAKYMGAWEEAYPGAVVNTIPGASHVANLDAPGRFDALLRTFLARCAQPERRSP, encoded by the coding sequence TTGAGCTTGACGGCACTTGAGGCGCGCACCCTGGCCCGGCCGGGCTGCGGCGTGGCCTACGGGCTGAAGCGGGGGCGGCCCGGGGCCCCGGCGGTGGTGCTGCTCCACGCCTACGGGGTGGACCGCACCATGTGGGAGCCTCTGCCCCCGGCCCTGGAGGACTGCACGGTAATTTGCCCCGACGTGCGGGGTCACGGGGACTCCCGGCCCTGCGACGGGTTCACGCTGCCCGCGGCGGCGGAGGATCTCCGCTGCGTGCTGGAGGCCGAGGGGATCTCACGCCCGGTGCTGGTGGGCCTGTCCATGGGGGGCTACCTCGCGCAGGAGTACGCCTGGCGCTGGGGCGGGGCGGCGGGCTACTGGGTCGTGGGGGCCACCCCGGTGCTGCTGGACTGCTACGCCCCCTGGGAGCGCTGGAGCCTGGAGCGCTCCACCGCCCTGTTCCGCCCCATCCCCTGGGGGACGCTGATGGCCTGGATGGCCTCGGCCAGCGCCCGCACGCCTGAGGCGCGCGGGCGGGTGCGGGACCTGTTCGGCAGGCTCACCAAGGAGGAGTTCCTGCGCGGCTGGGACGGCATCGCCAGGTGCCTGCACCCGGAGCCCGGCTTCCGGTTCGACGCGCCGCTGATGGTGAGCCGGGGGGAGTACGACCGGCTGGGCGCCATCGCCAAGTACATGGGGGCGTGGGAAGAGGCCTACCCCGGCGCTGTGGTGAACACCATCCCCGGGGCCTCTCACGTGGCCAACCTGGACGCGCCCGGCCGCTTCGACGCCCTGCTGCGGACCTT
- the aroQ gene encoding 3-dehydroquinate dehydratase encodes MKFLILNGPNLNLLGKREPGIYGENSYEALCARLRAFAAEHGGTAECFQSNHEGALIDAIHAADGVYDAIVMNPGAFTHYSYALLDALKAVDVPCVEVHISNVHQREAFRHTSVTAPACVGQICGLGLYGYEAAMAYFLSREKAGKESSR; translated from the coding sequence ATGAAATTCCTCATCCTCAACGGCCCCAACCTGAACCTGCTGGGCAAGCGGGAGCCCGGCATCTACGGCGAAAACAGCTACGAGGCCCTCTGCGCCCGCCTGCGGGCCTTCGCGGCGGAGCACGGCGGCACCGCCGAGTGCTTCCAGTCCAACCACGAGGGGGCGCTCATCGACGCCATCCACGCCGCGGACGGGGTGTACGACGCCATTGTGATGAACCCCGGCGCCTTCACCCACTACAGCTACGCCCTGCTGGACGCCCTCAAGGCCGTGGACGTGCCCTGCGTGGAGGTGCACATCTCCAACGTCCACCAGCGGGAGGCGTTCCGCCACACTTCGGTCACCGCCCCCGCCTGTGTGGGGCAGATCTGCGGCCTGGGCCTGTACGGCTACGAGGCCGCCATGGCCTACTTTCTCTCCCGGGAGAAAGCGGGCAAAGAGAGCTCCCGTTGA
- the aroK gene encoding shikimate kinase: MENLVLIGMMGCGKSTVGGILARRLGLELADTDALVEARVGRAIPEIFAGEGEAYFREQERLTARALAARTGLVIACGGGLPLYPAAMEPLAAGGRVIFLNRDPGDIYDAVSMAGRPLGQGGKAAFLERFALREPVYRQWADHIITQFSSPEATADAILEVMK, translated from the coding sequence ATGGAAAATCTGGTTTTAATCGGCATGATGGGCTGTGGCAAAAGTACGGTGGGCGGCATCCTGGCCCGCAGGCTGGGGCTGGAGCTGGCGGACACCGACGCGCTGGTCGAGGCGCGGGTGGGGCGCGCCATCCCGGAGATCTTCGCCGGGGAGGGGGAGGCCTACTTCCGTGAACAGGAGCGCCTGACCGCCCGGGCGCTGGCCGCCCGGACCGGGCTGGTAATCGCCTGCGGCGGCGGCCTGCCCCTGTACCCCGCCGCCATGGAGCCTCTGGCCGCCGGGGGCAGGGTAATCTTCCTCAACCGGGACCCGGGCGACATCTACGACGCGGTGTCCATGGCGGGGCGCCCCCTGGGCCAGGGGGGAAAAGCGGCGTTCCTGGAGCGCTTCGCCCTGCGGGAGCCGGTCTACCGGCAGTGGGCCGACCATATTATCACGCAGTTCTCGTCCCCCGAGGCCACGGCGGACGCCATCCTGGAGGTTATGAAATGA
- the pheA gene encoding chorismate mutase, translating into MSELEEYRRQIDEIDAQLVDLFLKRMDVTGRVGAYKQAHGVPVLDAEREKQVVAAKTALTDDPARRADVAGLYESILAISRRQQRQLVREGAEDPGYAAYLAALGAARAPVEHPRVVYQGEPGAYSEEAAAGFFGPGVAAKGLPWFGDAFLALKNGEADYAVLPIENSSTGSIRQVYDLLAQYAYHIVGEWQVRVEHCLMALPGVRLEELRTVYSHEQGLMQCEKFLDAHPDWRRIPTLDTAGSAKQVAGAGERTAAAICSRRSAEIYGLEILAEKVNYNDKNQTRFVVVSPCMEHRPGANKVSAIFRLPHQSGSLHEILTIFSVQGLNLLKLESRPIPGRGWEYLFFLEFSGDLSAPGMDGVLHELSQLAGDMRVLGNFRAYEE; encoded by the coding sequence GTGAGTGAATTAGAGGAATACCGCCGCCAAATTGACGAGATCGACGCCCAGCTGGTGGACCTGTTTTTAAAGCGCATGGACGTGACCGGCAGAGTGGGGGCCTACAAGCAGGCCCACGGCGTACCAGTGCTGGACGCCGAGCGGGAGAAGCAGGTGGTCGCGGCCAAGACCGCGCTGACGGACGACCCCGCCCGCCGGGCGGACGTGGCCGGGCTGTACGAGAGCATCCTGGCCATCTCCCGCCGCCAGCAGCGGCAGCTGGTACGGGAGGGGGCGGAGGACCCCGGCTACGCCGCCTACCTAGCCGCCCTGGGCGCCGCCCGCGCCCCGGTGGAGCACCCCCGGGTGGTCTACCAGGGGGAGCCGGGGGCCTACAGCGAGGAGGCCGCGGCGGGCTTTTTCGGCCCCGGCGTGGCGGCCAAGGGCCTGCCCTGGTTTGGGGACGCCTTCCTGGCGCTGAAAAACGGGGAGGCCGACTACGCGGTGCTGCCCATCGAGAACAGCTCCACCGGCTCCATCCGGCAGGTGTACGACCTGCTGGCCCAGTACGCCTACCACATCGTGGGGGAGTGGCAGGTGCGGGTGGAGCACTGCCTCATGGCGCTGCCCGGCGTGCGTTTGGAGGAGCTGCGCACGGTGTACTCCCACGAGCAGGGGCTGATGCAGTGCGAAAAGTTCCTGGACGCCCACCCGGATTGGCGGCGCATCCCCACCCTGGACACGGCGGGATCGGCCAAGCAGGTGGCCGGGGCGGGGGAGCGCACGGCGGCCGCCATCTGTTCCCGGCGCTCCGCGGAGATCTACGGCCTGGAGATTCTGGCCGAGAAGGTCAACTACAACGACAAGAACCAGACCCGTTTCGTGGTGGTCTCCCCCTGCATGGAGCACAGGCCGGGGGCCAACAAGGTCAGCGCAATTTTCCGCCTGCCCCACCAGAGCGGCTCCCTCCACGAGATCCTCACCATTTTTTCCGTCCAGGGGCTCAACCTGCTCAAGCTGGAGTCCCGGCCCATCCCCGGCCGGGGGTGGGAGTACCTCTTCTTCCTGGAGTTCTCCGGCGATCTCAGCGCCCCCGGCATGGACGGGGTGCTCCACGAGCTGTCCCAGCTGGCGGGGGACATGCGGGTGTTGGGCAATTTCAGGGCCTACGAGGAGTAG
- the aroC gene encoding chorismate synthase, translated as MRHIIFGESHGPAIGVTLEGAPSGVALDMDFIAAELARRAPGKSPLATARREADEVKILSGVFGGKTTGTPLCAVIENTDTRSGDYARLKSHPRPGHADYSGSVRYGGFADYRGGGHFSGRLTAPLVFAGAVAKLILKERGIAVSARISNVAGVPDPTPEQVEAAVLAAKRDRDSVGGCIRCAVAGLPAGRGSPDFGCNVEGIFSQHLFAVPAVKAVAFGAGFGFADMRGSAANDPFYMDGGAVRTRTNHAGGVNGGITNGMPVEFEVCIRPTPSISQEQETVDLEAGADDTLVIEGRHDPCIVPRAVPVIEAAAALAACEVLGI; from the coding sequence ATGCGGCACATCATATTCGGCGAGAGCCACGGCCCTGCCATCGGCGTGACCCTGGAGGGGGCGCCCTCCGGCGTGGCGCTGGACATGGACTTTATCGCCGCCGAGCTGGCGCGGCGGGCCCCGGGCAAAAGCCCCCTGGCCACCGCCCGGCGGGAGGCCGACGAGGTAAAAATCCTCTCCGGCGTGTTCGGAGGCAAGACCACCGGCACACCCCTGTGCGCCGTCATTGAGAACACGGACACCCGCTCCGGGGACTACGCCAGGCTCAAATCCCACCCCCGGCCCGGCCACGCCGACTACAGCGGATCGGTGCGCTACGGCGGCTTCGCCGACTACCGGGGGGGCGGGCACTTCTCCGGGCGGCTCACCGCGCCCCTGGTTTTCGCCGGGGCGGTGGCCAAGCTGATCCTCAAGGAGCGGGGGATCGCGGTGTCGGCACGGATCTCCAACGTGGCGGGCGTCCCCGACCCCACCCCGGAGCAGGTGGAGGCGGCGGTGCTGGCGGCCAAGCGGGATCGGGACTCGGTGGGGGGCTGCATCCGCTGCGCGGTGGCGGGCCTGCCCGCCGGGCGGGGCAGCCCGGACTTCGGCTGTAATGTGGAGGGGATCTTCTCCCAGCACCTCTTCGCCGTGCCCGCCGTGAAGGCGGTGGCCTTCGGCGCGGGCTTCGGCTTCGCGGATATGCGGGGCAGCGCGGCCAACGACCCCTTCTATATGGACGGCGGGGCGGTCAGGACCCGCACCAACCACGCCGGAGGCGTGAACGGGGGCATCACCAACGGTATGCCCGTGGAGTTCGAGGTCTGCATCCGGCCCACCCCCTCTATTTCCCAGGAACAGGAGACGGTGGACCTGGAGGCCGGGGCGGACGACACCCTGGTCATCGAGGGGCGGCACGACCCCTGCATCGTGCCCCGGGCCGTGCCGGTTATCGAGGCGGCCGCGGCCCTGGCGGCCTGCGAGGTGCTGGGGATCTAG
- the aroA gene encoding 3-phosphoshikimate 1-carboxyvinyltransferase, whose protein sequence is MNVTITPAALRGAITPPPSKSQAHRVIIAAALSDGVCRLSNVALSQDIQATLRCMRTLDADASADGSVIRGAMLTDGHEDPAPELMDCGESGSTLRFLIPVALALKGAGRFTGHGRLMERPQEPYFEIFREKGISYDCRDGVLSVAGRLTPGEYALRGDVSSQFVTGLLYALPLLEGDSFIRLTTPLESRGYVDMTLEALALFGVRAQAREDGYFVPGNQTYRHRDGSVEADYSQAAFWYAANGLGGAVDIRGLNPRSVQGDKRIVAYYERLCAPGPVELDVSQCPDLVPALAAQAALRAGETTRIVGAARLRIKESDRLDTVCTELGRLGAEIRQGPDFLELRGVEALGGGAADSHNDHRIAMMLAVAACRATGPVTVTGAGCVAKSYPNFWEDYERLGGQIRREG, encoded by the coding sequence ATGAACGTAACCATAACCCCCGCGGCCCTGAGGGGGGCGATTACACCGCCCCCCTCCAAGTCCCAGGCCCACCGGGTGATTATCGCGGCGGCCCTGTCCGACGGGGTGTGCCGTCTGTCCAACGTGGCCCTGTCCCAGGACATCCAGGCTACCCTGCGCTGTATGCGCACCCTGGACGCCGACGCCTCGGCGGACGGCAGCGTGATCCGGGGGGCCATGCTCACCGACGGCCACGAGGATCCCGCGCCCGAGCTGATGGACTGCGGCGAGTCGGGCTCCACCCTGCGCTTTCTTATCCCGGTGGCCCTGGCCCTCAAGGGGGCGGGGCGGTTCACCGGCCACGGGCGGCTGATGGAGCGGCCCCAGGAGCCCTACTTCGAGATCTTTCGGGAGAAGGGGATCTCCTATGACTGCCGGGACGGCGTGCTCTCGGTGGCGGGGCGGCTCACCCCCGGCGAATATGCCCTGCGGGGGGACGTGTCCTCCCAGTTCGTCACCGGCCTGCTCTACGCCCTGCCCCTGCTGGAGGGGGACTCCTTTATCCGCCTGACCACCCCTCTGGAGAGCCGCGGCTACGTGGACATGACCCTGGAGGCCCTGGCCCTGTTCGGGGTGCGGGCGCAGGCGCGGGAGGACGGCTACTTTGTCCCCGGCAACCAGACCTACCGCCACCGGGACGGGTCGGTGGAGGCCGACTACTCCCAGGCCGCCTTCTGGTACGCCGCCAACGGCCTGGGGGGCGCGGTGGACATACGGGGCCTCAACCCCCGCTCCGTCCAGGGCGACAAGCGGATCGTTGCCTATTATGAGCGGCTTTGCGCGCCGGGGCCGGTGGAGCTGGACGTGTCCCAGTGCCCCGACCTGGTGCCCGCCCTGGCGGCCCAGGCCGCCCTGCGGGCGGGGGAGACCACCCGCATCGTGGGGGCGGCGCGGCTGCGCATCAAGGAGAGCGACCGGCTGGACACGGTGTGTACCGAGCTGGGCCGCCTGGGGGCCGAGATCCGGCAGGGGCCGGACTTTTTGGAGCTGCGGGGCGTGGAGGCCCTGGGCGGCGGCGCCGCGGACAGCCACAACGACCACCGCATCGCCATGATGCTGGCGGTGGCGGCCTGCCGGGCCACCGGCCCGGTGACCGTGACGGGGGCCGGGTGCGTGGCCAAGTCCTACCCCAACTTCTGGGAGGACTACGAGCGCTTGGGCGGACAGATCCGCCGGGAGGGTTAA